In a genomic window of Zerene cesonia ecotype Mississippi chromosome Z, Zerene_cesonia_1.1, whole genome shotgun sequence:
- the LOC119835673 gene encoding heparanase-like encodes MLSNKRLIAVCGIVFCFNIVLLVLFVQYNIGERCYISIEEQQKALVEIPDGYLSVGIDASEIQNFDKIDFTNKRFLNLAAALSPARLRLGGTMSERLIFSAEDITPVSCEHCLHSPATKSVCSSLKKLCRHKFLPFFIMTGQKWTEINNFCKSSGLKLLFAFNVLLRDEHEWSQQNAIEILKYSAQRKFDIDWQLGNEPNSFRHVFNKSLSPQTLAHDFMKLRKLLNHSGYNNSLLVGPDTTRPQQRQPNCLKYMVDFLSNGSQYINVRSWHQYYLNSRTAKLEDFWNPDTFDMLNEQIQTMKDHTKKYEHIPMWLTETSSSYGGGAPGLSNTFAGTPLWLDKLGISAKNNITTVVRQSFYGGNYSLVDENFDPLPDWWVSVLYKKLVGNKVLHVSCQCSRYQRVYAHCANRKYTNDSSAVTVYAINLQMEKIKFLLNGTALHGDDLVIDEYILSAPSNNRRSKTLLLNGWPLYYESSVPDFQPHQHLYGNHISMPPYSVGFWVIKNTSIKVCQ; translated from the coding sequence ATGTTGTCTAATAAGCGCTTAATAGCTGTGTGTGGAAtagtattttgtttcaatattgttctacttgttttatttgtacaatataatataggtgAAAGATGCTATATTTCAATCGAAGAACAGCAAAAGGCGTTAGTTGAAATTCCTGATGGATATCTGAGTGTTGGAATCGATGCTTCGGAGATTCAGAACTTTGACAAAATTGATTTCACCAATAAAAGATTCCTTAATCTCGCTGCAGCACTTTCACCGGCTAGACTGCGTCTCGGAGGTACTATGTCGgaacgtttaatttttagtgcTGAAGATATTACACCTGTATCATGTGAACATTGCCTGCACTCCCCAGCCACTAAATCGGTATGTTCAAGTCTGAAAAAGTTATGCAGACACAAATTTCTACCATTCTTTATAATGACAGGACAAAAATGGAcagagataaataatttttgtaaatctaGTGGTCTTAAATTACTATTCGCCTTCAATGTATTACTCCGTGATGAACATGAATGGAGTCAACAAAATGCTATAGAAATCCTTAAATACTCTGCCCAGAGAAAATTTGATATAGACTGGCAGCTTGGTAATGAACCAAACTCATTTCGACATGTattcaataaaagtttaagTCCACAGACATTAGCACATGATTTTATGAAACTTAGGAAGCTTCTCAATCATTCTGGATATAATAACTCACTTCTTGTAGGCCCTGACACTACCCGCCCTCAACAGCGACAACCAAACTGCCTAAAATATATGGTAGATTTTTTAAGTAACGGATCTCAGTATATAAATGTCAGATCTTGGCACCAGTACTATTTAAACAGTAGAACAGCAAAATTGGAAGACTTCTGGAATCCTGATACATTTGATATGTTAAATGAGCAAATACAAACTATGAAGGATCACACTAAAAAGTATGAGCATATTCCAATGTGGCTCACTGAAACAAGCAGTTCCTATGGAGGTGGGGCTCCTGGCCTCTCGAATACATTTGCTGGTACTCCGTTGTGGTTGGACAAGCTTGGTATATCTGCtaagaataatataacaacagTTGTGAGACAAAGCTTCTACGGTGGTAACTACAGCCTCGTAGATGAAAATTTTGATCCATTACCAGATTGGTGGGTAAGTGTACTATACAAGAAGCTTGTTGGAAACAAAGTATTACATGTTTCATGTCAGTGTTCACGCTATCAGAGAGTGTATGCTCATTGCgctaatagaaaatatacaaatgattCATCAGCTGTCACTGTATATGCAATTAACCTTCAAATGGAAAAGATTAAATTCTTACTCAATGGTACAGCCTTACATGGGGATGACTTAGTTATAGATGAATATATTCTTAGTGCCCCTTCTAATAATAGGAGAAGTAaaacattacttttaaatggATGGCCATTATACTATGAGTCTTCTGTGCCTGACTTTCAGCCACATCAACACCTCTATGGTAATCATATATCAATGCCACCATACTCAGTTGGATTTTGggtcataaaaaatacttccATTAAAGTATGCCAGTGA
- the LOC119835637 gene encoding locomotion-related protein Hikaru genki yields the protein MRLLTISVLASVLILISGNNERSDDYKCILPELTLDDLNFDMKQFLENFAKVKEIKFPISFGPLPEKYICKLKCVDGYWVGPLCSSSQDGRFKSLLKECVYNNTYPLLTVSFKNSSIENDTNFPHNTTVTARCKYFGMYKLKGEGEIRCENGEWVPKFPECVPTTVITNFTGDAPPTVIYEVVSGSAIVQPNGELFVYPESTIWLDCLSLRSAGTPEWTWTHSMANYKTGWLNEHDNTFRVTLPKLNARFAETFSCSTPVGTTNKISIRVVNIECNPLAVPLPPVRQYTTGNKLGNTAHFSCEPGFHLSGSPTLHCMGDGRWSSLPPTCEETFCPFFTSLNPHLSIIEHNSSFGGRAVFTCSWGYRLVGAPGLECEHDGQWSGEMPQCIPIYCPDPIVPEHGQLLTKTKPKDGKYPVGDLLIYTCDTGYEVLGEASIVCTENGFWSHPPPFCLPPAEIKHPDTIYIENTTLVHVDAGY from the exons ATGCGTTTGCTAACTATTTCCGTTTTGGCTTCAGTACTAATACTTATATCTGGAAATAATGAACGTAGCG atgattataaatgtattcttCCCGAACTCACATTAGACgatttgaattttgatatgaaacaatttttagaaaattttgcCAAAGTAAAGGAG ATCAAATTTCCGATATCATTTGGTCCTCTACCTgagaaatatatttgcaaGCTAAAATGTGTTGACGGATATTGGGTAGGTCCACTATGTTCAAGCTCACAAG ACGGTCGATTCAAATCGCTTTTAAAAGAATGTGTATACAACAACACGTATCCCCTACTAActgtatcttttaaaaattcttctaTAGAG aatgACACAAACTTTCCTCATAATACTACTGTGACGGCTCGTTGTAAATACTTTGGAATGTACAAGCTGAAAGGAGAAGGCGAGATACGTTGTGAAAACGGTGAATGGGTACCGAAATTTCCAGAGTGTGTCCCAACTACTGTTATCACAAATTTTACAG GTGATGCCCCACCGACAGTAATATACGAAGTCGTCAGTGGTTCTGCGATAGTACAACCGAACGgcgaattgtttgtttatcccGAAAGCACGATTTGGCTTGACTGTTTGTCCCTCCGAAGTGCTGGGACGCCAGAGTGGACGTGGACGCACAGTATGGCAAATTATAAAACAG GATGGCTTAATGAACACGATAATACGTTTCGAGTCACATTACCGAAGCTGAATGCCCGTTTCGCGGAGACTTTTTCTTGCTCTACTCCAGTAGGAACTACCAATAAGATATCTATCAGAGTTGTTA ATATAGAATGTAATCCTTTAGCCGTGCCATTACCTCCTGTTCGGCAATATACGACGGGGAATAAGTTAGGTAACACAGCTCACTTCAGCTGCGAACCAGGTTTTCACTTGAGCGGTTCACCGACCCTCCATTGTATGGGTGATG GTCGCTGGTCGTCATTACCGCCGACGTGTGAAGAGACTTTCTGTCCATTCTTCACATCTCTCAATCCGCATTTGAGCATAATTGAACATAATTCATCCTTTGGTGGAAGAGCAGTATTCACATGTTCTTGGGGTTATCGTCTGGTTGGAGCCCCTGGTTTAGAATGTGAACATGATGGTCAATGGTCTGGGGAAATGCCGCAATGTATAC caATTTATTGTCCAGACCCTATAGTACCTGAACACGGACAattgttaacaaaaacaaaaccgAAAGATGGGAAATATCCAGTTGGCGATCTCCTGATCTACACTTGTGACACGGGATATGAAGTGTTAGGAGAAGCTTCGATAGTATGCACAGAGAATGGATTTTGGTCTCATCCACCTCCATTTTGCTTACCCCCCGCAGAAATTAAACATCCagatactatatatatagaaaatacaaCATTAGTTCATGTAGATGCgggatattaa
- the LOC119835862 gene encoding glycosyltransferase 25 family member, with translation MLICIVCVFSILFSTCYGEIEYIKPIEKWPTVGISVLVRNKAYSLPYFLSSLLQLDYPKDRIFLWIYSDYNTDNSEDILKEWTARHESEYRHIFFKSNTTDSMHIDQETPTHWSQQRYKHVIALREKALRFARDMWTDYLFMLDADVILTEPLTLKYLINKEYPIAAPMLISDGVYSNFWCGMDEYYYYKRTEDYQPILRYKKVGCFDVPMVHSAVLINLNYKKSDLLTYQPKNIRNYNGPEDDIIAFAISATKNGIPMYICNDHVYGFVPVPLEKDSNHLEDFEEMLNVKMEILGRALHVPLEKDVEKYVKYPKPGKLKCDDIFMINLERRKERRLLMEASFKELGLNVTLFKAIDGKKMSDEDMLHYNIKLLPNYEDPYHKRPMKAGEIGCFLSHYEIWKKIMENNYETTLILEDDIHFVPFFRQKFLRMLDEIKDIEWDLVYIGRKILLDSEESQVTQHTTRPMYSYWTLGYLLRLSGARKLLEADPLAKLLPVDEYLPIMFDEHPAHEWAKHFPVRNLKALSAAPLLVHPTHYTGEKGYISDTEDSVVVYDKEKPRTDL, from the exons ATgcttatttgtattgtatgtgtatttagtattttattctCAACTTGTTACGGagaaatagaatatataaaaccaaTTGAGAAATGGCCTACGGTTGGAATTTCAGTTCTTGTTCGTAATAAAGCATATTCGTTACCGTATTTTCTCTCAAGTTTGTTGCAATTAGATTATCCTAAGGacagaatatttttatg GATCTACAGTGATTACAATACAGACAATAGTGAAGATATCCTGAAGGAGTGGACAGCGAGACATGAATCTGAATACaggcacattttttttaaaagtaacacTACTGACTCAATGCATATTGATCAAGAGACACCAACACATTGGAGCCAACAGCGCTACAAACATGTCATAGCATTGAGGGAAAAAGCTCTCAGGTTTGCAAGGGATATGTGGAcggattatttattt ATGCTCGATGCagatgttattttaacagaACCACTAACATTGAAGTACCTGATCAATAAAGAATATCCCATCGCAGCACCTATGCTCATATCAGATGGAGTTTATTCAAACTTTTG gtgTGGTATGGATGAATACTATTACTATAAGAGGACTGAGGATTATCAGCCTATATTAAGATACAAGAAAGTTGGATGTTTTGATGTTCCAATGGTGCACTCTGCTGTGTTAATAAACTTGAATTATAAGAAATCTGATTTGCTGACATACCAACCTaagaatataagaaattaCAACGGACCTGAAGATGATATCATAGCATTTGCAATCAGTGCAACAAAGAATG GCATACCCATGTACATATGCAATGATCATGTTTATGGCTTTGTACCAGTCCCACTAGAAAAAGACAGTAATCACCTGGAAGACTTTGAGGAAATGCTTAATGTCAAAATGGAAATTCTCGGGCGCGCGCTACACGTGCCCCTCGAGAAAGATGtagaaaaatatgtcaaatatcCAAAGCCTGGGAAGCTGAAGTGCGacgatatatttatgataaatttggaaagaaggaaagaGAGAAGGTTGCTTATGGAAGCCAGTTTTAAGGAGCTTGGGCTGAATGTGACACTGTTCAAAGCCATTGACGGCAA GAAAATGAGCGATGAAGATATGCTCCACTACAATATAAAACTCTTGCCAAATTATGAGGATCCATATCACAAAAG gCCAATGAAAGCTGGTGAAATTGGTTGTTTCTTGAGCcattatgaaatttggaagAAG ATAATGGAAAACAACTATGAAACTACACTCATTTTGGAAGATGATATACACTTTGTGCCATTCTTTAGGCAGAAGTTTCTGCGGATGCTTGATGAGATAAAAGACATTGAATGGGACCTTGT CTACATTGGCCGCAAGATACTTCTGGACAGTGAGGAGTCACAGGTCACACAGCACACGACGCGGCCGATGTACTCGTACTGGACCCTCGGCTACCTGCTGCGGCTGAGCGGGGCCAGGAAACTGTTGGAGGCTGACCCACTCGCCAAGTTGCTACCCGTTGATGAATACCTGCCTATCATGTTTGATGAGCATCCAGC GCATGAGTGGGCAAAACATTTTCCCGTTCGCAATCTGAAAGCACTATCTGCCGCACCGCTGCTCGTACACCCAACACACTACACTGGGGAGAAGGGCTATATCAGCGATACAGAAGACTCTGTTGTTGTGTATGATAAAGAGAAACCGAGGACTgatctgtaa
- the LOC119835739 gene encoding cytosol aminopeptidase-like yields the protein MLISRYRISCVRRISQFRIPRTDCGYVKQRKVHDPKACAVRDKGLVLGVYYNENVHGEAAILTASAQQYDQKSNGKLWKQLKLTPIPKLGDCRVFYDLDPIYGYVAVAGLGTECLAFNTLEKLDESKEAIRIAAGVGANALLKFKPSAIHLESFGNAEAAAEGASLATWQFQEYKTKKTNQILPQCKLELYDDCDIYGWNVGKLKAESQNLARYLQEMPPNILTPTSFAKLAVDLLCEIDINVEVKTKGWAASHEMGGFVAIGKSSIQPPLYVEISYYGTTERTRPIVLIGKGVTFDSGSLDLKPRQELRFMKGDMAGAACVLAITRAAALLKLPINIRGILPLCELMPNGKSPKFGDIVHCANGKSIHIRLPSREGRLLVADSLVYARNYWPKFIVDIGTMSKELIYTLGGAACGCYSNSEELFCYLEKASSQTGDRIWRMPLWKFYEERIKDCDVADVANTARHIYGDSPNCAAFLNQFLCDSKWIHLDTYNVAFTKGTDFPYLNRGMTGRPTRTIIELLYQMLSDSKL from the coding sequence atgttGATTTCTCGATACCGTATATCATGTGTTCGACGTATATCACAATTTCGAATACCGCGTACAGATTGTGGATATGTGAAACAACGAAAAGTACACGACCCTAAAGCATGTGCAGTGCGAGATAAGGGACTTGTGCTTGGTGtttattacaatgaaaatgtCCATGGCGAAGCAGCAATATTAACTGCAAGTGCTCAGCAATACGATCAAAAATCAAATGGAAAACTTTGGAAACAACTAAAGTTAACCCCTATACCAAAATTAGGAGATTGCAGAGTATTCTATGATTTAGACCCTATTTACGGTTACGTTGCTGTTGCTGGTTTGGGTACGGAATGTTTAGCATTTAATACATTAGAAAAATTGGATGAAAGCAAAGAAGCCATCCGTATTGCAGCTGGCGTAGGAGCCaatgctcttttaaaatttaaaccatCCGCTATTCATCTTGAATCTTTTGGAAATGCAGAAGCGGCAGCTGAAGGCGCTAGTCTTGCAACTTGGCAATTTCAAgaatataaaaccaaaaagaCCAATCAAATTTTACCTCAATGCAAACTTGAATTGTATGATGATTGCGATATTTACGGCTGGAACGTAGGAAAATTAAAAGCCGAATCACAAAATTTAGCCCGTTACTTACAAGAAATGCCaccaaatattttaacaccTACATCTTTTGCAAAATTAGCAGTTGATCTGTTGTgtgaaatagatataaatgtaGAAGTTAAAACAAAAGGTTGGGCTGCAAGTCACGAAATGGGTGGCTTTGTCGCTATAGGAAAATCTTCAATTCAACCTCCCTTATATGTTGAAATTAGCTACTATGGAACGACTGAACGCACTCGCCCAATAGTTTTGATTGGAAAAGGCGTAACCTTTGATAGCGGAAGCTTAGACTTAAAACCGAGACAAGAGTTACGTTTTATGAAAGGAGATATGGCTGGCGCTGCATGTGTTCTTGCCATTACTAGAGCAGCTGCACTTTTAAAACTACCTATAAATATTCGCGGTATTTTACCCCTTTGTGAATTAATGCCAAACGGTAAAAGTCCCAAATTTGGAGACATTGTCCACTGCGCGAATGGAAAATCAATTCACATAAGACTTCCATCCCGCGAAGGACGCCTCTTAGTAGCTGATAGTTTAGTGTACGCCAGGAATTACTGGCCTAAATTCATTGTCGATATAGGCACAATGTCAAAAGAATTAATATACACACTGGGTGGTGCTGCTTGCGGTTGTTACTCAAACTCTGAAGAGCTATTCTGCTACTTGGAAAAAGCAAGTAGTCAAACAGGCGACAGAATCTGGCGAATGCCTTTGTGGAAATTTTATGAGGAGCGAATTAAAGACTGCGACGTAGCAGATGTAGCGAACACAGCACGTCACATTTACGGCGATTCACCGAATTGTGCCGCGTttctgaaccaatttttatgcGACAGCAAATGGATTCACTTAGATACATATAATGTAGCTTTTACAAAGGGTACAGATTTTCCTTATCTTAACCGTGGTATGACTGGACGTCCTACTCGAACCATCATTGAACTTTTATATCAGATGTTGTCCGATTCTAAGTTATAA
- the LOC119835738 gene encoding uncharacterized protein LOC119835738 encodes MGNQHSTSHAGLKPKKNVHWKSAGRPAVPGKPDVVPIPSDEEPNAITLRWPPSVHDGGAPLRGYQVECNRLGSTDWVRTSPPIVLRPELVISGLEPPHRYQFRVAAINAVGRSDYSELSDVLTVSSDRIQNEPPIFLQHLEDVIALENDKTEFRVSFSGIPIPTIAWFKDDYEIFSSRRTAISTTESTSVLIFHQTLPSDEGEIKCTATNRLGHAVTKSHLTLEAAPKLRYPRQYEDGLLYEVNETVYLKTTIVGKPIPSIEWRHDGQPIVPDNRVEITNTPKFSMLKIHSAKRSDRGEYQVQAKNNIGEDTAAFLVTITAPPDPPRRVTVTRQVDKSVTLDWESPEDDGGCRIGNYIVEYYRTGWNVWLKATTSRKTNVTLFDLIEGSEYRFRVKAESPYGMSIPSAESAPIRIPGKPVDMEFLAVESKIINEVLTRENGEEPPVSPAPRRKRAHARSTSPLNSSTLKTEGNTQAGTSPVPRRRPRDASESNEFMLVLYPNTDKSAEKAEKRKSFQLDLEDALSPPPISLSAPELSSRCVMPFKSLRNAVSSTELLHEQAMARFYKAVAMKEEQSKQKDSKIKDINTSPDVNNSYAQEPPTKPSKEINLKKPEIFIKTDSVENRHYRYSFEERQNSEEVDGKWKQMSFDEDYTASTVSTGEEYSDEDAESLIEDVDRQSQYSNEEVTYNPRDKIAHQLSNEQTDDATKEEENIEKEYVKPLPIPDPNFVPKPILKRRDADNANQIDKTTPKVENKVPEKNKKEEKMTLLKKISKMPVQKPFGFPKILSRKEPVQKKDMDKKDETVVKKQSKETEKADDKFDDGGRTVIDYYGNIVKEYGSHRRSQTPIYLNTEDLKHEAEKQQMSNDNKENGAIKPQSAPESRLKNKPTTDKVKKKRSVQKSKQNVKTLPEKPIKNALLQTPKQQNFVPPQKNENKEILKNLENTKVVLRKTERATIIIPIDYQKLEQKAKKNVRSAIDYTVDLCLLLLAFWLYFFKDERLAIPFLTLIIYRQVQETIFLNIPRLISRYCPNWLKKKTS; translated from the exons ATGGGCAACCAGCACTCCACCTCACACGCCGGCCTTAAGCCCAAGAAGAACGTGCACTGGAAGTCTGCAG GACGACCGGCTGTGCCGGGCAAACCAGATGTGGTTCCAATACCATCTGACGAGGAGCCCAATGCTATAACGCTGCGGTGGCCGCCATCGGTACATGATGGAGGTGCGCCGTTACGCGGCTATCAGGTGGAATGCAATCGACTAGGTTCAACAGACTGGGTCCGGACCTCTCCGCCCATCGTCCTCCGCCCCGAGCTCGTTATATCTGGTCTGGAACCCCCTCATCGCTACCAGTTTCGTGTGGCTGCAATAAATGCGGTCGGTCGCTCAGACTACAGCGAACTGTCCGATGTACTCACTGTTAGTTCTGATCGAATACAGAACGAGCCACCGATATTCCTTCAGCACCTAGAAGATGTCATAGCTCTTGAAAATGATAAAACCGAATTCCGAGTATCATTTTCCGGCATACCCATTCCAACGATAGCATGGTTTAAAGAcgattatgaaatatttagtaGTAGAAGGACTGCGATATCAACCACTGAATCAACGAGCGTACTTATTTTTCACCAAACTCTTCCTAGCGACGAaggtgaaataaaatgtacagcTACAAATCGTTTGGGTCATGCAGTAACTAAGTCTCATCTAACCTTAGAAGCCGCACCCAAATTGCGATATCCACGACAATACGAAGATGGATTACTATACGAAGTCAATGAAACAGTTTACCTTAAAACGACAATTGTTGGAAAACCTATTCCTAGTATAGAATGGAGACACGACGGTCAACCTATTGTCCCCGATAATCGTGTAGAGATAACGAACACGCCAAAGTTTTCtatgttaaaaattcattCGGCAAAACGATCAGACAGAGGAGAATATCAAGTGcaagcaaaaaataatatcggCGAGGACACAGCTGCTTTCCTAGTTACAATTACTGCCCCACCTGATCCTCCCCGACGAGTAACTGTTACTCGACAAGTTGACAAGTCAGTAACTTTGGATTGGGAATCACCAGAAGATGATGGAGGTTGTCGAATTGGAAATTACATAGTCGAATACTACAGAACGGGATGGAATGTTTGGTTAAAAGCGACAACTAGTCGAAAAACTAATGTAACGTTATTTGACTTGATAGAAGGTAGTGAATACAGATTTCGTGTGAAAGCCGAGAGTCCGTACGGAATGAGTATTCCTAGTGCCGAATCTGCACCAATACGAATTCCAGGAAAACCAGTTGATATGGAATTTTTAGCTGTGGAATCGAAAATCATTAATGAAGTGCTAACTCGTGAGAATGGAGAGGAGCCACCGGTTTCACCTGCTCCAAGACGAAAGCGTGCACACGCGCGTTCCACTTCACCTTTGAACTCATCAACCCTCAAGACAGAAGGTAACACACAGGCAGGGACATCACCAGTGCCCCGACGTCGACCACGTGATGCTTCCGAAAGCAATGAATTTATGCTCGTCCTGTATCCTAATACAGACAAATCAGCGGAAAAAGCTG AAAAACGAAAATCTTTCCAACTCGACTTAGAAGATGCATTATCACCACCACCAATATCTTTATCTGCTCCTGAGTTAAGCTCACGTTGCGTAATGCCCTTTAAGTCCCTTCGTAATGCAGTTAGTTCAACTGAACTTTTACATGAACAAGCTATGGCACGATTCTATAAAGCAGTAGCCATGAAAGAGGAACAAAGTAAGCAAAAAGATAGcaaaattaaagatattaataCGTCTCCTGATGTAAACAATAGCTATGCACAAGAACCACCAACAAAACcaagtaaagaaataaaccTTAAGAAGcctgaaatatttatcaaaacagaTTCAGTAGAAAATAGACATTATAGATATAGTTTTGAGGAGCGTCAAAACTCTGAAGAAGTTGATGGAAAATGGAAACAAATGTCATTTGATGAAGACTATACGGCTAGTACTGTTTCTACGGGTGAAGAATATTCAGATGAAGATGCTGAGAGTTTAATTGAAGATGTTGATAGACAAAGCCAGTACTCAAATGAAGAAGTTACTTATAATCCGAGGGATAAAATAGcccaccagctttcaaatgaacAGACCGATGATGCAACAAAAGAAGAGGAAAACATAGAAAAGGAATACGTTAAACCATTACCAATTCCCGATCCTAATTTCGTACCAAAACCAATATTAAAACGCCGAGACGCCGATAATGCTAATCAAATCGATAAGACTACGCCAAAAGTGGAAAACAAAGTTCcggaaaaaaataagaaagagGAAAAAATGActcttttgaaaaaaatttccAAAATGCCTGTACAAAAGCCATTTGGTTTCCCTAAAATACTTAGTAGAAAAGAACCTGTTCAAAAGAAAGACATGGATAAAAAAGATGAAACTGTTGTTAAAAAACAATCGAAAGAAACAGAAAAAGCGGATGACAAATTTGACGATGGAGGAAGAACTGTCATAGATTATTATGGCAATATCGTCAAAGAATATGGAAGTCATAGGCGATCACAGACTCCTATATACCTTAATACTGAAGATCTAAAGCACGAAGCAGAAAAACAGCAAATGAGTAATGACAATAAAGAGAATGGTGCAATTAAACCTCAATCAGCGCCCGAAAGTCGACTTAAAAACAAACCTACAACAGATAAAGTGAAGAAGAAACGTTCTGTTCAAAAATccaaacaaaatgtaaaaactttACCAGAGAAACCTATTAAAAACGCATTATTGCAAACTCCTAAGCAACAAAATTTCGTTCCACCCCAAAAGAATGAGaacaaagaaattttaaagaacttAGAAAACACTAAAGTGGTTTTAAGGAAAACTGAACGAGCTACTATCATTATTCCTATAGACTATCAAAAATTAGAGCAAAAAGCTAAGAAAAATGTTAGGTCAGCGATTGATTACACTgttgatttatgtttattattactgGCATTTTggctttattttttcaaagacGAACGATTGGCAATTCCTTTCCtcactttaattatatatcgaCAGGTACaagaaactatatttttaaatattcctcGATTAATCAGCCGATATTGTCCAAACTGGCTCAAAAAGAAGACGTCTTGA